In Janibacter alkaliphilus, the following proteins share a genomic window:
- the gltB gene encoding glutamate synthase large subunit yields the protein MTATPFQRWSALPDDVGLYRRDQEHDACGVAMVATMRGQAGHDIVDHALLALTNLDHRGATGADPLVGDGAGILTQVPDAFLREVVDFELPESGHYAVGTAFVPREDDERAAVVARIEEIVVEEGLRVLGWREVPVQRDLVGQMAQDCMPYFWQLFVAAPGGEISGLTLERLAFVVRKRAEREADVYFASLSSRTMAYKGMLTTAQLEPFYPDLTDERFATEMAIVHSRFSTNTFPSWPLAHPMRYIAHNGEINTVKGNRNWMRARESQLHSDLIPGDLARVQPICAPDASDSASFDEVLELLHLSGRSLPHAVLMMIPEAWENHATMDQARKDFYEFHSMFMEPWDGPACVTFTDGTVVGAVLDRNGLRPGRYWVTDDGLVVLASESGVLGDDLAPENVVEKGRLDPGRMFLVDTEQGRLVGDDEIKGDLAAEHPYGQWLDEGRIFLDDLPPREHVMHTPASVARRQQTFGYTEEELNILLTPMALNGAEALGSMGTDTPIAVLSEKPRLIFDYFTQHFAQVTNPPLDAIREELVTALGTAIGPEGNVLDADPAHARQVILPFPVIDNDDLAKIVHIDADRNRPGSEAHVVRGLYDVTGGADALRARLEEIFTEVSAAIADGAHFIVLSDRDSGRDDAPIPSLLLTSAVHHHLIREKTRTQVGLLVETGDVREVHHAALLIGYGAAAINPYLAMESVEDLVRRGRITGVDEEQAVRNLIKALGKGVLKVMSKMGISTVASYRGAQVFEAIGLSQELVDEFFTGTVSQLGGVGLDVIAAETAARHASAYPLDGMRPPHRKLVVGGEYKWRREGEPHLFDPDTVFRLQHSTRSRRYDIFKEYTQRVDDQAERLMTLRGLMSLGGDQAREPIDVSEVEPVSEIVKRFSTGAMSYGSISREAHETLAVAMNHLGARSNTGEGGEDLERLMDPERRSSIKQVASGRFGVTSAYLTNADDIQIKMAQGAKPGEGGQLPGPKVYPWVAKTRHSTPGVGLISPPPHHDIYSIEDLAQLIHDLKNANPDSRVHVKLVAEVGVGTVAAGVSKAHADVVLISGHDGGTGASPLTSLKHAGGPWELGLAETQQTLVLNGLRDRIVVQVDGQIKTGRDVIIGALLGAEEFGFATAPLVVSGCIMMRVCHLDTCPVGIATQNPELRARYSGKPEFVETFFEYIAEEVREILASLGMRSLDEAIGRVDLLDTRRAVEHWKAAGLDLEPIFTQVSSFDGSGIRHSKAQDHGLEHALDHRLIEIAAPALDDGAPSRGEVDVRNVNRTVGTMLGHEVTKRYPEGLPDGAIDITLTGSAGQSIGAFLPAGITLRLHGDANDYVGKGLSGGRVIVRPPEGSALVAEDNVIAGNVIGYGATSGEIFLRGRVGERFCVRNSGATAVVEGVGDHGCEYMTGGTVLVLGPTGRNFGAGMSGGNAFVLDLDEDLVNRELVDVLDLRPDDLTTVRELLVRHQELTGSAVAEQVLAEGEAGLSRFRLVLPRDYQRVLDVRSDAEAQGLDLDGPDVWDRIMEASRG from the coding sequence GTGACCGCTACGCCCTTCCAGCGCTGGTCCGCCCTGCCGGACGACGTCGGCCTCTACCGCCGCGACCAGGAGCACGACGCCTGCGGCGTCGCCATGGTCGCCACCATGCGCGGGCAGGCCGGCCACGACATCGTCGACCACGCCCTGCTGGCCCTGACCAACCTCGACCACCGCGGTGCCACCGGCGCCGACCCGCTGGTCGGTGACGGCGCCGGCATCCTCACCCAGGTGCCGGACGCCTTCCTGCGCGAGGTCGTCGACTTCGAGCTGCCCGAGTCCGGGCACTACGCCGTCGGCACCGCCTTCGTCCCCCGCGAGGACGACGAGCGCGCCGCGGTCGTCGCCCGGATCGAGGAGATCGTCGTCGAGGAGGGCCTGCGGGTCCTCGGCTGGCGCGAGGTGCCGGTGCAGCGCGACCTCGTCGGCCAGATGGCCCAGGACTGCATGCCGTACTTCTGGCAGCTCTTCGTCGCCGCCCCCGGCGGGGAGATCTCCGGCCTGACCCTGGAGCGACTGGCGTTCGTCGTGCGCAAGCGCGCCGAGCGCGAGGCCGACGTCTACTTCGCCTCGCTGTCCTCGCGGACCATGGCCTACAAGGGCATGCTGACCACCGCCCAGCTCGAGCCCTTCTACCCGGACCTGACCGACGAGCGCTTCGCCACCGAGATGGCGATCGTGCACAGCCGCTTCTCCACCAACACCTTCCCGAGCTGGCCGCTGGCGCACCCGATGCGCTACATCGCGCACAACGGCGAGATCAACACCGTCAAGGGCAACCGGAACTGGATGCGGGCCCGCGAGTCGCAGCTGCACAGCGACCTCATCCCCGGCGACCTCGCCCGGGTGCAGCCGATCTGCGCCCCGGACGCCTCCGACTCGGCCTCCTTCGACGAGGTGCTCGAGCTGCTGCACCTCTCCGGCCGCTCGCTGCCGCACGCGGTGCTCATGATGATCCCGGAGGCGTGGGAGAACCACGCCACCATGGACCAGGCCCGCAAGGACTTCTACGAGTTCCACTCGATGTTCATGGAGCCCTGGGACGGCCCGGCCTGCGTCACCTTCACCGACGGCACCGTCGTCGGCGCCGTGCTCGACCGCAACGGGCTGCGCCCCGGCCGCTACTGGGTCACCGACGACGGGCTCGTCGTGCTCGCCTCGGAGTCCGGTGTGCTCGGTGACGACCTGGCTCCGGAGAACGTCGTCGAGAAGGGTCGTCTCGACCCGGGCCGGATGTTCCTCGTCGACACCGAGCAGGGCCGCCTGGTCGGCGACGACGAGATCAAGGGCGACCTGGCCGCCGAGCACCCCTACGGGCAGTGGCTGGACGAGGGGCGGATCTTCCTCGACGACCTGCCGCCGCGCGAGCACGTGATGCACACCCCGGCCTCGGTGGCCCGGCGCCAGCAGACCTTCGGCTACACCGAGGAGGAGCTGAACATCCTGCTCACGCCGATGGCGCTCAACGGCGCCGAGGCGCTGGGCTCGATGGGCACCGACACCCCGATCGCCGTGCTCTCGGAGAAGCCGCGGCTGATCTTCGACTACTTCACCCAGCACTTCGCCCAGGTCACCAACCCGCCGCTGGACGCCATCCGCGAGGAGCTGGTGACCGCGCTGGGCACCGCCATCGGTCCCGAGGGCAACGTCCTGGACGCCGACCCGGCGCACGCCCGGCAGGTCATCTTGCCCTTCCCGGTCATCGACAACGACGACCTGGCGAAGATCGTGCACATCGACGCCGACCGGAACCGGCCCGGCAGCGAGGCGCACGTCGTGCGCGGCCTCTACGACGTCACCGGCGGCGCCGACGCGCTGCGCGCCCGGCTGGAGGAGATCTTCACCGAGGTGTCCGCGGCGATCGCCGACGGTGCCCACTTCATCGTGCTCTCCGACCGCGACTCCGGGCGCGACGACGCCCCGATCCCGTCGCTGCTGCTCACCTCGGCGGTGCACCACCACCTCATCCGGGAGAAGACGCGCACCCAGGTGGGGCTGCTCGTCGAGACCGGCGACGTCCGCGAGGTGCACCACGCCGCGCTGCTCATCGGTTACGGCGCCGCCGCGATCAACCCTTACCTGGCGATGGAATCGGTCGAGGACCTCGTCCGGCGCGGCCGGATCACCGGGGTCGACGAGGAGCAGGCGGTCCGCAACCTCATCAAGGCGCTCGGCAAGGGCGTGCTGAAGGTGATGTCCAAGATGGGCATCTCCACGGTCGCCTCCTACCGCGGCGCCCAGGTCTTCGAGGCGATCGGCCTCTCCCAGGAGCTCGTCGACGAGTTCTTCACCGGCACGGTGAGCCAGCTCGGCGGGGTCGGCCTCGACGTCATCGCCGCCGAGACCGCCGCCCGGCACGCCAGCGCCTACCCGCTGGACGGGATGCGCCCGCCGCACCGCAAGCTGGTCGTCGGCGGGGAGTACAAGTGGCGCCGCGAGGGCGAGCCGCACCTCTTCGACCCGGACACCGTCTTCCGGCTGCAGCACTCCACCCGCAGCCGCCGCTACGACATCTTCAAGGAGTACACCCAGCGGGTGGACGACCAGGCCGAGCGGCTGATGACGCTGCGCGGGCTGATGTCCCTCGGCGGTGACCAGGCCCGCGAGCCGATCGACGTCTCCGAGGTCGAGCCGGTCAGCGAGATCGTCAAGCGCTTCTCCACCGGCGCGATGAGCTACGGCTCGATCAGCCGGGAGGCGCACGAGACCCTGGCGGTGGCGATGAACCACCTCGGGGCCCGCTCCAACACCGGTGAGGGCGGCGAGGACCTCGAGCGGCTCATGGACCCCGAGCGCCGCAGCTCCATCAAGCAGGTCGCCTCGGGCCGCTTCGGCGTCACCTCGGCCTACCTCACCAACGCCGACGACATCCAGATCAAGATGGCTCAGGGCGCCAAGCCCGGCGAGGGCGGGCAGCTGCCCGGCCCGAAGGTGTACCCGTGGGTGGCCAAGACCCGGCACAGCACGCCGGGCGTGGGCCTGATCAGCCCGCCGCCGCACCACGACATCTACTCGATCGAGGATCTCGCCCAGCTCATCCACGACCTCAAGAACGCCAACCCGGACTCCCGGGTGCACGTCAAGCTGGTCGCCGAGGTCGGCGTGGGCACGGTCGCTGCCGGGGTGAGCAAGGCGCACGCCGACGTGGTGCTCATCTCCGGGCACGACGGCGGCACCGGCGCCTCGCCGCTGACCTCGCTCAAGCACGCCGGCGGCCCGTGGGAGCTCGGCCTGGCCGAGACCCAGCAGACGCTGGTGCTCAACGGGCTGCGCGACCGGATCGTCGTGCAGGTCGACGGGCAGATCAAGACCGGTCGGGACGTCATCATCGGTGCGCTGCTCGGGGCCGAGGAGTTCGGCTTCGCCACCGCCCCGCTGGTGGTCAGCGGCTGCATCATGATGCGGGTCTGCCACCTGGACACCTGCCCGGTCGGGATCGCCACCCAGAACCCGGAGCTGCGCGCCCGCTACTCCGGCAAGCCGGAGTTCGTCGAGACCTTCTTCGAGTACATCGCCGAGGAGGTCCGGGAGATCCTCGCGTCGCTGGGCATGCGCAGCCTGGACGAGGCGATCGGCCGGGTGGACCTGCTGGACACCCGCCGCGCGGTGGAGCACTGGAAGGCGGCCGGGCTGGACCTGGAGCCGATCTTCACCCAGGTCAGCTCCTTCGACGGCTCCGGCATCCGGCACAGCAAGGCCCAGGACCACGGGCTGGAGCACGCCCTGGACCACCGGCTCATCGAGATCGCCGCGCCGGCCCTGGACGACGGGGCGCCCAGCCGCGGCGAGGTGGACGTGCGCAACGTCAACCGGACCGTCGGCACGATGCTCGGCCACGAGGTGACCAAGCGCTACCCCGAGGGGCTGCCGGACGGAGCCATCGACATCACCCTCACCGGCTCGGCCGGGCAGTCGATCGGGGCCTTCCTGCCGGCCGGGATCACCCTGCGCCTGCACGGCGACGCCAACGACTACGTCGGCAAGGGCCTCTCCGGGGGCCGGGTGATCGTCCGCCCGCCGGAGGGCTCGGCGCTGGTCGCCGAGGACAACGTCATCGCCGGCAACGTCATCGGCTACGGCGCCACCTCCGGCGAGATCTTCCTCCGCGGCCGGGTCGGCGAGCGCTTCTGCGTGCGCAACTCCGGGGCCACCGCGGTGGTCGAAGGGGTCGGTGACCACGGCTGCGAGTACATGACCGGCGGGACCGTGCTCGTGCTCGGGCCCACCGGCCGCAACTTCGGGGCCGGGATGAGCGGCGGCAACGCCTTCGTCCTCGACCTCGACGAGGACCTGGTCAACCGCGAGCTCGTCGACGTGCTCGACCTGCGGCCGGACGACCTCACCACGGTGCGCGAGCTGCTCGTGCGCCACCAGGAGCTCACCGGCTCGGCGGTCGCCGAGCAGGTGCTCGCCGAGGGCGAGGCGGGGCTCTCCCGCTTCCGGCTCGTCCTGCCCCGCGACTACCAGCGCGTCCTCGACGTGCGGTCCGACGCCGAGGCCCAGGGCCTCGACCTCGACGGGCCGGACGTCTGGGACCGGATCATGGAGGCATCCCGTGGCTGA
- the lgt gene encoding prolipoprotein diacylglyceryl transferase: MTAAIPSPTDATIGPVHAYALCILLGIVVAVWMGQRRLDERGGPEGGILDIAAWAVPFGIVGGRIYHVITTPQPYFGEGGDPVDALKIWEGGLGIWGAVAVGAVGAWIACRRYEISFLTFADAAAPGILVAQAIGRWGNWFNNEIYGRATDLPWGLEIHRWDAAAGEAVRAADGSAVVQGTYHPTFLYESLFLLALAIVILVLDRTRPLAPGQVAGLYLAGYPLGRVVVELMRSDPANTILGLRVNVWTCLVVFLLGVAVYRWAGRRERASRTGRGTGGISDDETRALIT, encoded by the coding sequence GTGACCGCCGCGATCCCCAGCCCGACCGACGCCACCATCGGACCGGTCCACGCCTACGCCCTGTGCATCCTGCTCGGCATCGTCGTCGCCGTGTGGATGGGGCAGCGCCGCCTCGACGAGCGCGGCGGCCCCGAGGGCGGCATCCTCGACATCGCCGCCTGGGCGGTCCCCTTCGGCATCGTCGGCGGCCGGATCTACCACGTCATCACTACCCCGCAGCCGTACTTCGGCGAGGGCGGCGACCCGGTCGACGCGCTGAAGATCTGGGAAGGGGGCCTGGGCATCTGGGGCGCGGTCGCCGTCGGCGCCGTCGGTGCCTGGATCGCCTGCCGCCGCTACGAGATCTCCTTCCTCACCTTCGCCGACGCCGCCGCCCCCGGGATCCTCGTCGCCCAGGCGATCGGCCGATGGGGCAACTGGTTCAACAACGAGATCTACGGCCGGGCCACCGACCTGCCGTGGGGCCTGGAGATCCACCGCTGGGACGCCGCGGCGGGGGAGGCGGTGCGCGCGGCCGACGGCAGCGCGGTGGTGCAGGGCACCTACCACCCGACCTTCCTCTACGAGTCGCTCTTCCTGCTCGCGCTGGCGATCGTCATCCTCGTGCTCGACCGCACCCGGCCGCTCGCCCCGGGACAGGTGGCCGGGCTCTACCTGGCCGGCTACCCGCTGGGCCGGGTGGTCGTCGAGCTGATGCGCAGCGACCCGGCGAACACCATCCTCGGGCTGCGGGTCAACGTCTGGACCTGCCTCGTGGTCTTCCTCCTCGGGGTGGCGGTCTACCGCTGGGCCGGGCGGCGGGAGCGCGCGAGCCGGACCGGGCGCGGCACCGGCGGCATCTCAGATGATGAGACGCGCGCTCTCATTACGTAA
- a CDS encoding DsbA family protein, translating into MSTPQDRRAKIQAAGNGSSGRANPIIVAGVVVVLIIALVVGGVIWSATRGTEGGDATPQGVTDGEPYNPYPDVELVEGAPTVDVYEDFRCPVCKTFEEAFGETIDELAADGQIRLNVHLKTVIDSITGGESSAIAGSSALCAADQGAWSEYHTELFARQPAEETSDGFPESTYPEAAEAAGLSGEELEEFTTCTEENRYLEYVRSVEEASSEAGFTGTPALVVDGTEVSWGSFADGSGQPDPDALAEVLSSGEVPEDKVATE; encoded by the coding sequence ATGTCCACGCCTCAGGACCGCCGGGCCAAGATCCAGGCCGCCGGCAACGGCTCGTCGGGCCGCGCGAACCCGATCATCGTCGCCGGTGTCGTCGTCGTGCTCATCATCGCGCTCGTCGTCGGCGGGGTCATCTGGAGCGCCACCCGTGGCACCGAGGGCGGGGACGCGACGCCCCAGGGCGTGACCGACGGCGAGCCGTACAACCCCTACCCGGACGTCGAGCTCGTCGAGGGAGCACCGACCGTGGACGTCTACGAGGACTTCCGCTGCCCGGTGTGCAAGACCTTCGAGGAGGCCTTCGGGGAGACCATCGACGAGCTGGCCGCCGACGGGCAGATCCGCCTCAACGTGCACCTGAAGACGGTCATCGACAGCATCACCGGCGGGGAGAGCTCGGCGATCGCCGGCAGCTCGGCCCTGTGCGCCGCCGACCAGGGCGCGTGGAGCGAGTACCACACCGAGCTCTTCGCCCGGCAGCCCGCGGAGGAGACCTCCGACGGCTTCCCGGAGTCGACCTACCCGGAGGCCGCCGAGGCGGCCGGCCTGAGCGGCGAGGAGCTCGAGGAGTTCACCACCTGCACCGAGGAGAACCGCTACCTGGAGTACGTGCGCAGCGTCGAGGAGGCCAGCTCGGAGGCCGGCTTCACGGGCACCCCGGCGCTGGTCGTCGACGGCACCGAGGTCAGCTGGGGCTCCTTCGCCGACGGCTCCGGCCAGCCGGACCCGGACGCGCTGGCCGAGGTGCTCAGCAGCGGTGAGGTGCCCGAGGACAAGGTCGCCACCGAGTGA
- a CDS encoding MauE/DoxX family redox-associated membrane protein, whose amino-acid sequence MTGPPATPATPDAPATETSTGRSSGRIGEVVGLVARLALGGVLLVAGALKVGNPLGAARAVQGYDVLPFEVARWVGYALPWVEVAVGLLLVLGLFTRAAALVGGLLMLAFVVGIAQAWARGLTIDCGCFGGGGQVAESQTRYGREIARDVALALAAGWLVWRPRTVLSLDRALLGR is encoded by the coding sequence GTGACCGGCCCGCCGGCCACCCCGGCCACGCCCGACGCACCGGCCACCGAGACCTCCACCGGCCGGTCCAGCGGACGGATCGGCGAGGTGGTCGGGCTGGTCGCCCGGCTGGCCCTCGGCGGGGTGCTGCTCGTCGCCGGCGCGCTCAAGGTCGGCAACCCGCTCGGTGCCGCCCGGGCGGTCCAGGGCTACGACGTGCTCCCCTTCGAGGTCGCCCGCTGGGTCGGCTACGCCCTGCCCTGGGTCGAGGTCGCGGTCGGTCTGCTGCTCGTCCTCGGGCTCTTCACCCGCGCCGCCGCCCTCGTCGGCGGGCTGCTCATGCTCGCCTTCGTCGTCGGCATCGCCCAGGCGTGGGCCCGTGGGCTCACCATCGACTGCGGCTGCTTCGGCGGAGGCGGCCAGGTGGCCGAGTCCCAGACCCGTTACGGTCGGGAGATCGCCCGCGACGTCGCGCTGGCCCTGGCGGCCGGCTGGCTCGTCTGGCGCCCGCGCACCGTGCTCAGCCTCGACCGCGCCCTCCTCGGACGCTGA
- the trpA gene encoding tryptophan synthase subunit alpha has translation MSATTATGTGPVLAACREEGRAALVAYLPVGYPDVPTSLRAMAVLGENGADIVEVGMPYSDPVMDGPVIQRAATEALAKGVTVDDVFAAVAAASEGGATPVVMTYWNLVLRRGVARYAADLAAAGGAGMITPDLVPEEAGEWIAASDEHGLDRVFLVAPSSTPERLATVTAASRGFVYATAVMGVTGARGAVGAEAPALVERVRAVTDLPVGVGLGVSDRAQAAQVAGFADAVIVGSALVAQLLDREPEEGLAALGALTRELAAGVREGR, from the coding sequence ATGAGCGCCACCACGGCCACCGGCACCGGTCCGGTGCTCGCGGCCTGCCGCGAGGAGGGGCGGGCCGCGCTGGTCGCCTACCTGCCGGTCGGCTACCCGGACGTGCCCACCTCGCTGCGGGCGATGGCTGTCCTCGGCGAGAACGGCGCCGACATCGTCGAGGTCGGCATGCCCTACTCCGACCCGGTCATGGACGGTCCGGTGATCCAGCGCGCGGCCACCGAGGCGCTGGCGAAGGGGGTGACCGTCGACGACGTCTTCGCGGCGGTCGCCGCGGCCAGCGAGGGCGGCGCCACCCCGGTCGTCATGACCTACTGGAACCTCGTGCTGCGCCGGGGCGTGGCCCGCTACGCCGCCGACCTGGCCGCCGCCGGCGGCGCCGGCATGATCACCCCCGACCTCGTCCCGGAGGAGGCGGGCGAGTGGATCGCGGCCAGCGACGAGCACGGCCTGGACCGGGTCTTCCTCGTCGCGCCGAGCTCCACCCCGGAGCGGCTGGCCACGGTCACCGCCGCCAGCCGCGGCTTCGTCTACGCCACCGCGGTGATGGGCGTCACCGGCGCCCGCGGCGCGGTCGGCGCCGAGGCGCCGGCCCTGGTCGAGCGGGTGCGGGCGGTCACCGACCTGCCGGTCGGTGTGGGCCTCGGGGTCAGCGACCGCGCCCAGGCCGCCCAGGTCGCTGGCTTCGCCGACGCGGTCATCGTCGGCTCGGCGCTGGTCGCCCAGCTGCTCGACCGCGAGCCCGAGGAGGGTCTGGCCGCCCTCGGCGCCCTCACCCGGGAGCTGGCGGCCGGCGTCCGCGAGGGACGGTGA
- the trpB gene encoding tryptophan synthase subunit beta — MTAERPTSEQPTPEQPVPAPPVPGRFGAYGGRYVPEALVPALEELDEARQKAQLDPDFTDELARLHRTYTGRPSILTEVPRFAAHAGGARVVLKREDLNHTGSHKINNVLAQALLTVRMGKRRMIAETGAGQHGVATATAAALMGLECTVYMGRVDTERQALNVARMRILGAEVIPVEHGSATLKDAINEAMRDWVTNVGHTHYCLGTVTGPHPFPEMVRDFHQIIGEEAREQVLELAGRLPDAVVACVGGGSNAMGIFHRFVPDDGVRLIGVEAGGDGVETGRHAARMATAEPGVLHGAMSYLMQDRWGQTLETHSVSAGLDYPSVGPEHAHLRDTGRAEYRYATDEQVMDAFRLLCRTEGIIPALESAHALAATLDLGRELGPDGLILVNLSGRGDKDMHTAAEWFGYVDEEGNAR, encoded by the coding sequence ATGACCGCCGAGCGGCCCACCTCCGAGCAGCCGACTCCCGAGCAGCCCGTCCCCGCCCCGCCGGTCCCGGGACGCTTCGGCGCCTACGGCGGCCGGTACGTGCCCGAGGCCCTCGTGCCGGCCCTGGAGGAGCTCGACGAGGCCCGGCAGAAGGCCCAGCTCGACCCCGACTTCACCGACGAGCTCGCCCGGCTGCACCGCACCTACACCGGTCGGCCGAGCATCCTCACCGAGGTGCCCCGCTTCGCCGCGCACGCCGGCGGCGCCCGGGTCGTCCTCAAGCGCGAGGACCTCAACCACACCGGCAGCCACAAGATCAACAACGTGCTCGCCCAGGCGCTGCTGACCGTGCGGATGGGCAAGCGGCGGATGATCGCCGAGACCGGCGCCGGCCAGCACGGGGTGGCCACCGCCACCGCGGCCGCGCTGATGGGCCTGGAGTGCACCGTCTACATGGGGCGGGTGGACACCGAGCGGCAGGCCCTCAACGTCGCCCGCATGCGCATCCTCGGCGCCGAGGTGATCCCGGTCGAGCACGGCAGCGCCACCCTCAAGGACGCCATCAACGAGGCGATGCGCGACTGGGTCACCAACGTCGGGCACACCCACTACTGCCTGGGCACGGTCACCGGGCCGCACCCCTTCCCGGAGATGGTCCGCGACTTCCACCAGATCATCGGTGAGGAGGCCCGCGAGCAGGTCCTCGAGCTGGCCGGGCGCCTGCCGGACGCGGTCGTCGCCTGCGTCGGCGGCGGCTCCAACGCGATGGGCATCTTCCACCGCTTCGTGCCCGACGACGGGGTCCGGCTCATCGGTGTCGAGGCCGGCGGCGACGGGGTGGAGACCGGGCGGCACGCGGCCCGGATGGCTACCGCCGAGCCCGGCGTGCTGCACGGCGCGATGAGCTACCTCATGCAGGACCGGTGGGGCCAGACCCTGGAGACGCACTCGGTCTCGGCGGGCCTGGACTACCCCAGCGTCGGTCCGGAGCACGCCCACCTGCGCGACACCGGTCGGGCCGAGTACCGCTACGCCACCGACGAGCAGGTGATGGACGCCTTCCGGCTGCTCTGCCGCACCGAGGGGATCATCCCGGCGCTGGAGTCGGCGCACGCGCTGGCGGCCACCCTCGACCTGGGCCGCGAGCTCGGGCCGGACGGGCTGATCCTGGTCAACCTCTCGGGGCGCGGGGACAAGGACATGCACACCGCGGCCGAGTGGTTCGGCTACGTCGACGAGGAGGGCAACGCCCGATGA
- the trpC gene encoding indole-3-glycerol phosphate synthase TrpC gives MPSVLDQIIDGVRDDLSTRQQDTPLEQLQRLAEAQPAARDGEGALRAPGLSVIAEVKRSSPSKGALADIPDPAELATRYAAGGASAVSVLTEARRFGGSLADLDAVRAAIDLPVLRKDFVVTPYQVWEARAHGADIILLIVAALDDVALRELMALTRQLGMTALVEVHDEVETTRAVDLGASVIGVNNRNLKTLDVDPETFSRLAPLVPETCVRVAESGIRDHEDAAMLARAGADAVLVGEALVTGGDPSAAVDAMRSAGVAR, from the coding sequence ATGCCGAGCGTCCTCGACCAGATCATCGACGGTGTCCGGGACGACCTGTCCACGCGGCAGCAGGACACCCCCCTCGAGCAGCTGCAGCGGCTCGCCGAGGCCCAGCCCGCGGCCCGTGACGGCGAAGGGGCGCTGCGTGCCCCCGGCCTGTCCGTCATCGCCGAGGTGAAGCGCTCCAGCCCGAGCAAGGGCGCGCTCGCCGACATCCCCGACCCGGCCGAGCTGGCCACCCGCTACGCCGCCGGCGGCGCCAGCGCCGTCTCGGTGCTCACCGAGGCCCGGCGCTTCGGCGGCAGCCTGGCCGACCTCGACGCGGTCCGGGCCGCCATCGACCTGCCGGTGCTGCGCAAGGACTTCGTCGTCACCCCCTACCAGGTGTGGGAGGCCCGGGCGCACGGCGCCGACATCATCCTGCTCATCGTCGCCGCGCTCGACGACGTCGCGCTCCGCGAGCTCATGGCGCTGACCCGCCAGCTCGGCATGACCGCGCTCGTCGAGGTGCACGACGAGGTCGAGACCACCCGGGCGGTCGACCTGGGCGCCTCGGTCATCGGCGTGAACAACCGCAACCTCAAGACCCTGGACGTCGACCCGGAGACCTTCTCCCGGCTGGCACCGCTGGTCCCGGAGACCTGCGTGCGGGTGGCCGAGTCCGGCATCCGCGACCACGAGGACGCCGCCATGCTGGCCCGGGCGGGTGCCGATGCCGTGCTCGTCGGCGAGGCCCTGGTCACCGGCGGCGACCCGAGCGCCGCGGTGGACGCGATGCGCAGCGCGGGGGTGGCCCGATGA
- a CDS encoding Trp biosynthesis-associated membrane protein, with protein sequence MSRLRILTSKVGVVLLSAAALVVVLLATRATWLTGSANGVAGPVAAEAPGTEAVTGLAAIALVGPAAAVAAVTAGRIARWIALAVMAIGAISTIGVSLRVILEPDLVLGQVAARGSGGTGAFEATAELSPWPWVAVAGGALQLLAAAAGAVGGRRWQRLGGRYEAGADPDQVGGARGERVDSDWDRVGRGEEPAGEGGAPVRDE encoded by the coding sequence ATGAGCCGGCTGCGGATCCTCACCAGCAAGGTCGGGGTGGTGCTGCTCAGCGCCGCCGCACTCGTGGTCGTGCTGCTGGCCACCCGGGCGACCTGGCTGACCGGCAGTGCGAACGGGGTGGCCGGCCCGGTGGCCGCCGAGGCCCCCGGCACCGAGGCGGTGACCGGGCTGGCGGCGATCGCGCTGGTCGGCCCGGCGGCGGCGGTGGCCGCGGTCACCGCCGGCCGGATCGCCCGGTGGATCGCCCTGGCCGTCATGGCGATCGGCGCGATCAGCACCATCGGGGTGAGCCTGCGGGTCATCCTCGAGCCCGACCTCGTCCTCGGCCAGGTGGCCGCCCGCGGCTCCGGTGGCACCGGCGCCTTCGAGGCCACCGCAGAGCTCTCGCCCTGGCCGTGGGTAGCGGTCGCCGGCGGCGCGCTGCAGCTGCTCGCCGCGGCGGCCGGGGCCGTCGGCGGACGGCGCTGGCAGCGCCTCGGCGGCCGGTACGAGGCCGGCGCCGACCCGGACCAGGTCGGCGGCGCCCGGGGCGAGCGGGTGGACTCCGACTGGGACCGGGTCGGGCGGGGCGAGGAGCCGGCGGGCGAGGGCGGGGCACCCGTCCGCGACGAGTAA